The Paeniglutamicibacter sulfureus genome includes a region encoding these proteins:
- the glyA gene encoding serine hydroxymethyltransferase — translation MTAVFESLAPASLTQDIGTLDPEIAERIDAELARQQRGLEMIASENHTALAVMQAQGSVLTNKYAEGYPGKRYYGGCEEVDVVETLALERVKALFGAEFANVQPHSGAQANASVMHALIRPGDTIMGLNLAHGGHLTHGMKINFSGRLYNIVPYGVEEDTLVVDMDKVEALALEHKPKMIVAGWSAYPRQLDFERFREIADKVGAYLFVDMAHFAGLVAAGLHPSPVPHAHVVSSTTHKTLAGPRGGIILTNDADIAKKINSAVFPGQQGGPLEHVIAGKAVAFKIAATQEFRERQERTLAGAKILAERLTAPDVAAAGISVLTGGTDVHLVLVDLRHSELDGQQGEDLLAKVEITVNRNAVPFDPRPPMVTSGLRIGTPALATRGFSEAAFVEVADIIAETLIAGTQENNEATLAALKDRVHALANAHPLYPDLAKLV, via the coding sequence GTGACCGCAGTGTTCGAATCCCTTGCACCTGCGTCGCTGACGCAGGACATCGGGACCCTGGATCCGGAGATCGCGGAGCGGATCGACGCGGAGCTGGCGCGCCAGCAGCGCGGGCTGGAGATGATCGCCTCGGAGAACCACACGGCCCTGGCCGTGATGCAGGCGCAGGGTTCGGTGCTGACGAACAAGTACGCCGAGGGCTACCCGGGCAAGCGCTACTACGGCGGCTGCGAGGAGGTCGACGTGGTGGAGACCCTGGCCCTGGAGCGGGTCAAGGCGCTCTTCGGTGCCGAGTTCGCGAACGTGCAGCCGCACTCCGGCGCGCAGGCCAACGCCTCGGTGATGCACGCGCTGATCCGTCCGGGCGACACCATCATGGGGTTGAACCTGGCCCATGGCGGGCACCTGACCCACGGCATGAAGATCAACTTCTCCGGCCGCCTCTACAACATCGTCCCCTATGGGGTTGAGGAGGACACCTTGGTGGTGGACATGGACAAGGTCGAGGCCCTGGCCCTGGAGCATAAGCCGAAGATGATCGTCGCCGGCTGGTCCGCCTACCCGCGGCAGCTGGACTTCGAGCGGTTCCGGGAGATCGCGGACAAGGTCGGTGCGTACCTGTTCGTGGACATGGCGCACTTCGCCGGCCTGGTGGCCGCCGGGCTGCACCCTTCCCCGGTGCCGCACGCCCATGTGGTGTCCTCCACCACGCACAAGACCCTGGCCGGTCCGCGCGGCGGGATCATCCTGACCAACGATGCGGACATCGCCAAGAAGATCAATTCGGCGGTGTTCCCGGGCCAGCAGGGCGGGCCGCTGGAGCACGTGATCGCCGGCAAGGCCGTGGCGTTCAAGATCGCCGCGACGCAGGAGTTCCGCGAACGCCAGGAACGCACCCTGGCCGGGGCGAAGATCCTGGCCGAGCGCCTCACCGCACCGGACGTCGCCGCGGCGGGCATTTCCGTGCTCACCGGCGGCACCGACGTGCACCTGGTCCTGGTGGACCTGCGCCACTCGGAGCTGGACGGGCAGCAGGGCGAGGACCTGTTGGCGAAGGTGGAGATCACGGTGAACCGCAACGCGGTCCCGTTTGACCCGCGTCCGCCGATGGTCACCAGCGGTTTGCGCATCGGCACCCCGGCGCTGGCCACACGCGGCTTCTCCGAGGCGGCCTTCGTGGAGGTCGCGGACATCATCGCCGAGACCCTCATCGCCGGCACCCAGGAGAACAACGAGGCAACGCTCGCGGCACTAAAGGACCGCGTGCACGCCCTGGCCAACGCCCACCCGCTGTACCCGGATCTGGCCAAACTGGTCTAG
- a CDS encoding metal ABC transporter substrate-binding protein, with the protein MMKRIAAYPVALLTGGALLLTACSAETNATEPAGLSVVATTTQLGDFTRSVVGEIPARVTQLADVNQSLHGFDPSAGDLVAIREADVIVVNGGGLDGWIEDAIEASGFDGVIVNTSEGIDMDVSPAGAADSHEGEAAEAEEHEATPGGEDAHAGESAEEHAAHAGESGDPHVWHNVNNAVSQVEAITAALAAAAPEQAAAIEANAAGYVDELQALNAWIHENVDKVPADERLLVTSHDAFGHLVDDLGITYVGAVIPSTNDSAEASAEQLDALIAQIKETGVKAVFAESSINSAAAETIADETGAKVYAGDQALYGDSLGTAGSPGETYLGSQAHNVGLVLESWGVTPSEFPATLGK; encoded by the coding sequence ATGATGAAACGAATCGCCGCCTATCCAGTTGCCCTGCTGACGGGCGGCGCACTCCTGCTTACGGCGTGCAGTGCCGAGACGAACGCCACGGAACCGGCCGGTCTGTCGGTCGTGGCCACCACGACGCAACTCGGGGATTTCACCCGGAGCGTGGTCGGGGAGATCCCCGCAAGGGTCACGCAGCTTGCGGATGTGAATCAGAGCCTCCACGGCTTCGATCCCTCGGCAGGCGACCTCGTCGCGATCCGGGAGGCCGACGTCATCGTTGTCAACGGAGGTGGTCTGGACGGCTGGATCGAAGACGCCATCGAGGCGAGCGGCTTCGACGGGGTCATCGTCAACACGAGCGAAGGCATTGACATGGACGTCTCGCCCGCAGGTGCGGCCGATTCGCACGAGGGTGAGGCCGCGGAAGCCGAAGAGCACGAGGCCACGCCCGGGGGCGAAGACGCGCATGCGGGCGAAAGCGCAGAAGAGCACGCGGCGCATGCCGGCGAGAGTGGCGACCCGCATGTCTGGCACAACGTGAACAACGCTGTCAGCCAGGTGGAGGCAATCACCGCGGCCCTGGCCGCCGCGGCACCCGAGCAGGCCGCCGCGATCGAGGCCAACGCCGCGGGGTATGTCGATGAGCTGCAAGCCCTCAACGCCTGGATCCACGAGAACGTCGACAAGGTACCTGCCGACGAACGCCTCCTGGTGACCAGCCATGATGCCTTCGGGCACTTGGTTGACGACCTTGGCATCACGTACGTCGGTGCGGTGATCCCGAGCACGAACGACAGCGCCGAGGCGTCGGCCGAACAGCTGGACGCGCTGATCGCCCAGATCAAGGAAACCGGGGTGAAGGCGGTGTTCGCGGAAAGCTCGATCAACTCCGCCGCTGCGGAAACCATCGCCGATGAGACCGGCGCGAAGGTGTACGCGGGGGATCAGGCGCTCTACGGCGACTCCCTGGGTACGGCCGGCAGCCCCGGTGAGACCTACCTGGGTAGCCAGGCACACAACGTGGGCCTGGTCCTGGAATCCTGGGGCGTCACGCCCTCCGAGTTCCCGGCGACGCTGGGCAAATGA
- a CDS encoding L-serine ammonia-lyase: MAISVFDLFTVGIGPSSSHTVGPMRAAHAFAAKLVREEILVQTASLRVDVYGSLAATGRGHGTFTAIMLGLEGYEPEAILPSEVDERLDDMAATGKLQLCKALGGGKEIDYKVEDMIQHPLTVLPRHTNGLKMAALDAEGNILAEDTYYSVGGGFIVREGAEEKLAANLEGALNAQPYPFTTAAKLLEHCATSGLSIAGVMAANEEVYRSKEEIREGLLHIWQVMEDCKDSALEREGVLPGGLKVRRRAPEWHKRLAKEDKDRDPVYWQEWVNLVALAVNEENASGGRVVTAPTNGAAGIIPAVMFYATHYAPGAQYWNQEEREDVIVRFMLTAAAIGVLYKEQASISGAEVGCQGEVGSASSMAAGGLAEILGGTVDQVENAAEIAMEHNLGLTCDPIGGLVQIPCIERNAIAASKAINAAKMALMGDGQHHVTLDEVIITMRETGKDMSDKYKETAMGGLAVNVIEC; this comes from the coding sequence ATGGCTATCAGTGTTTTTGATCTTTTCACCGTTGGCATTGGGCCATCGTCATCACACACGGTGGGACCCATGCGCGCCGCGCACGCGTTTGCCGCGAAGCTGGTGCGCGAGGAAATCCTCGTGCAGACCGCATCGTTGCGGGTCGACGTCTACGGTTCGCTGGCCGCCACCGGCCGCGGCCACGGAACCTTCACGGCGATCATGCTGGGACTGGAAGGCTACGAGCCCGAGGCCATCCTGCCATCCGAGGTCGATGAGCGCCTCGACGATATGGCGGCGACCGGCAAACTGCAATTGTGCAAGGCGCTGGGAGGGGGCAAGGAAATCGACTACAAGGTCGAGGACATGATCCAGCACCCGCTCACGGTCCTGCCCCGGCACACCAACGGCCTGAAGATGGCGGCCTTGGATGCCGAGGGCAACATCCTGGCCGAGGATACCTACTATTCGGTGGGCGGCGGCTTCATCGTGCGCGAGGGTGCCGAGGAAAAGCTCGCAGCCAACCTCGAGGGCGCGCTCAACGCGCAACCCTACCCCTTCACCACCGCCGCAAAGCTGTTGGAACACTGCGCCACGTCGGGTCTGTCGATCGCCGGTGTCATGGCCGCCAACGAAGAGGTCTACCGCTCCAAGGAAGAAATCCGGGAAGGCCTGCTGCATATCTGGCAGGTCATGGAGGATTGCAAGGACTCCGCGCTGGAACGCGAGGGCGTGCTGCCCGGCGGGCTCAAGGTTCGCCGCCGCGCCCCCGAATGGCACAAGCGCCTGGCCAAGGAAGACAAGGACCGCGATCCGGTGTACTGGCAGGAATGGGTCAACCTGGTGGCGCTGGCCGTCAACGAGGAAAACGCGTCCGGCGGCCGGGTCGTCACGGCCCCGACCAACGGTGCTGCCGGCATCATCCCCGCGGTGATGTTCTACGCGACCCACTATGCACCCGGTGCCCAGTACTGGAACCAGGAAGAGCGCGAGGACGTGATCGTCCGCTTCATGCTCACCGCAGCGGCCATCGGCGTGCTCTACAAGGAGCAGGCCTCGATCTCCGGCGCGGAGGTCGGTTGCCAGGGCGAGGTCGGTTCGGCCTCCTCGATGGCAGCCGGCGGCCTGGCCGAGATCCTGGGCGGCACCGTTGACCAAGTGGAAAACGCAGCGGAAATCGCCATGGAGCACAACCTTGGACTGACCTGCGACCCGATCGGCGGCCTGGTGCAGATCCCGTGCATCGAACGCAACGCCATCGCCGCTTCCAAGGCCATCAACGCCGCCAAGATGGCGCTGATGGGCGACGGCCAGCACCACGTCACCCTGGACGAGGTCATCATCACCATGCGGGAAACCGGCAAGGACATGAGCGACAAGTACAAGGAAACCGCCATGGGCGGCCTGGCCGTGAACGTGATCGAGTGCTAG
- the gcvT gene encoding glycine cleavage system aminomethyltransferase GcvT — protein MSDPKKTSLHAQHAELGASFTDFGGWDMPLKYGSELAEHNAVRATAGLFDLSHMGEVWVEGPDAATYLNTALAGNMAVMKVGKAKYSVICNEAGGIIDDLITYRRGEEKFLVVPNAGNAPVVAAALAERAKGFDVVVTDASAETSLVAVQGPNAVAILHELVDEAAKSVVSDMSYYAADEVTVAGIDVLLARTGYTGEDGFELYVPNAQAAELWDALMAAGTNHGLIPAGLACRDSLRLEAGMPLYGNELSLEGNPFEANLGPIVSFKKEEDFVGRKALEAIKAEGAKKVLVGLKGLGRRAGRGGYPVSVDGVQVGAVTSGQPSPTLGYPVALAYVAPEFAEVGTKVDVDLRGKPEAFEVVTLPFYTRAK, from the coding sequence ATGAGCGACCCGAAGAAAACCTCCCTGCATGCACAGCATGCGGAACTAGGCGCATCCTTCACCGACTTTGGTGGCTGGGACATGCCGTTGAAGTATGGTTCGGAATTGGCCGAGCACAATGCGGTGCGCGCCACCGCTGGCCTGTTTGACCTCTCCCACATGGGCGAGGTCTGGGTCGAGGGACCCGACGCCGCAACGTACCTGAACACCGCGCTGGCCGGCAACATGGCAGTGATGAAGGTCGGTAAGGCCAAGTACTCGGTGATCTGCAACGAAGCAGGCGGAATCATCGATGACCTGATCACCTACCGTCGCGGCGAGGAAAAGTTCCTCGTGGTGCCCAACGCGGGCAACGCCCCGGTGGTTGCCGCTGCCCTGGCCGAGCGTGCCAAGGGCTTCGACGTGGTAGTCACCGACGCGTCCGCCGAGACCTCGCTGGTCGCCGTGCAGGGCCCGAATGCCGTGGCCATCCTGCACGAACTGGTCGACGAGGCAGCCAAGTCAGTGGTCTCGGACATGAGCTACTACGCTGCCGACGAGGTCACCGTTGCCGGCATCGACGTGCTGCTGGCACGCACCGGCTACACCGGTGAAGACGGCTTCGAGCTGTACGTGCCGAACGCACAGGCAGCCGAACTCTGGGACGCACTGATGGCCGCCGGCACCAACCACGGGCTGATCCCCGCGGGTCTGGCCTGCCGCGACTCGCTGCGCCTGGAAGCCGGCATGCCGCTGTACGGCAACGAGCTTTCCCTTGAGGGCAACCCGTTCGAGGCCAACCTTGGCCCGATCGTTTCCTTCAAGAAGGAAGAGGACTTCGTGGGCCGCAAGGCACTGGAGGCCATCAAGGCCGAAGGCGCCAAGAAGGTCCTGGTGGGCCTGAAGGGCCTGGGACGTCGCGCCGGTCGCGGCGGCTACCCGGTGTCCGTGGACGGCGTGCAGGTCGGCGCCGTCACCTCGGGCCAGCCGTCGCCGACCCTGGGCTACCCGGTGGCCCTGGCCTACGTGGCCCCGGAGTTCGCCGAGGTCGGCACGAAGGTCGATGTTGACCTGCGTGGCAAGCCCGAGGCATTCGAAGTCGTCACACTGCCGTTCTACACCCGAGCCAAGTAA
- a CDS encoding YibE/F family protein yields the protein MGGHHHADVLVDPARRRRANLILWILLAPVGVLAFIATIMLWPSGDIAKSPLNDTFNTANGAELSTGTVTRTVNEVCPSSQGLDEVGGKELMCEISYVAPEAGGASFALEVPPETTQSRPLLAGDKIKYLDLSHTTDTSAPYVFVDFVRSTPLALLGIAYAAVVCMVARWRGLRALAGLAGGLFFIVSFMVPALLEGKSPMLVGLTTSTIVMFAALYFAHGFSARTSTALLGTLFGLGVTAAIATWATDAAALTGATEDSALTLSTVVPELSLSGLLLCGLLIAGMGVLNDVTITQSSAVWELAEIAPHSTARQLFASGMRIGRDHIASTVYTIAFAYAGAALPILVLVSLYDRPLMDTLTTGQMAEEVIRILVGSIGLVLAIPVTTAIAVAVVKATGSGGKGSGEVPGPGETAVSRSSGRRALRPAGARAAASPGTD from the coding sequence ATGGGTGGACACCACCACGCCGACGTACTCGTTGACCCGGCCCGGCGCCGACGCGCCAACCTCATCCTTTGGATCCTGCTTGCCCCGGTGGGGGTGCTGGCGTTCATCGCAACCATCATGCTCTGGCCCAGCGGCGACATCGCCAAGTCCCCGCTGAACGACACCTTCAACACCGCCAACGGCGCGGAGCTTTCCACCGGAACCGTCACCCGGACCGTGAATGAAGTCTGCCCGTCCTCCCAGGGACTGGACGAGGTCGGCGGCAAGGAACTGATGTGCGAGATTTCCTATGTCGCCCCCGAGGCGGGCGGCGCATCCTTCGCCCTGGAAGTTCCGCCGGAAACGACCCAGTCCCGGCCACTTTTGGCCGGGGACAAGATCAAGTACCTCGACCTGTCGCACACCACGGATACATCCGCGCCGTATGTCTTCGTTGATTTTGTGCGCTCGACCCCCCTGGCCCTGCTCGGCATCGCCTATGCGGCGGTGGTGTGCATGGTCGCGCGGTGGCGCGGGCTGCGGGCACTGGCAGGGCTCGCCGGCGGGTTGTTCTTCATTGTGAGCTTCATGGTGCCGGCGCTGCTCGAAGGCAAATCCCCCATGCTAGTTGGGCTCACGACGTCCACCATCGTCATGTTTGCAGCACTGTATTTTGCCCACGGATTCTCCGCACGGACCTCCACGGCGCTGCTGGGCACGCTGTTCGGGCTGGGCGTCACCGCGGCAATAGCCACCTGGGCCACCGACGCTGCGGCGCTGACCGGTGCAACCGAGGATTCGGCCCTGACTCTCAGCACGGTGGTGCCCGAACTCAGTCTCTCCGGGTTGTTGCTGTGCGGCCTGCTCATCGCCGGCATGGGCGTGCTCAACGACGTGACCATCACCCAGTCCTCCGCCGTCTGGGAGCTGGCGGAAATCGCACCGCATTCCACTGCCCGGCAGCTTTTCGCCTCGGGGATGCGCATCGGCCGGGACCACATCGCCTCGACCGTCTACACCATTGCCTTCGCCTACGCCGGCGCGGCACTGCCGATCCTGGTGTTGGTGAGCTTGTACGACAGACCCCTGATGGACACCCTCACCACCGGCCAAATGGCCGAGGAAGTCATTCGAATCCTGGTGGGTTCCATCGGGCTGGTATTGGCCATCCCGGTGACCACTGCCATCGCGGTGGCAGTGGTCAAGGCCACCGGCTCGGGCGGCAAGGGTTCCGGCGAGGTCCCCGGGCCCGGGGAAACGGCCGTTTCCCGCTCTTCGGGCCGCCGCGCACTCCGGCCGGCGGGTGCCCGCGCCGCGGCCTCGCCCGGCACCGACTGA
- a CDS encoding GNAT family N-acetyltransferase, which translates to MLEIRPFTAADAEAALDARAELDADDFDFLLGYSARRGFDSYLEQLAAHEEGLGLPPGWVRSALWGAFSEGTLVGRTCIRFELNENLLAVGGHIGYAVRPGHRRRGHATRILRLSLAQLAQHNIESALVTCRDDNTGSARTIEANGGELENVIEASDGPTRRYWVPTRATPRG; encoded by the coding sequence ATGCTTGAGATCCGACCCTTCACCGCCGCCGATGCCGAAGCCGCCCTGGACGCGCGCGCCGAGCTGGACGCCGACGACTTCGACTTCCTGCTGGGGTATTCGGCCCGCCGGGGATTCGATTCCTACCTCGAGCAGCTGGCGGCCCACGAAGAAGGCCTGGGCCTGCCCCCGGGATGGGTCCGCTCCGCGCTCTGGGGCGCCTTCTCCGAGGGCACGCTGGTGGGCCGGACCTGCATCAGGTTCGAACTCAACGAGAACCTGCTCGCCGTCGGCGGGCACATCGGTTATGCGGTCCGCCCGGGGCACCGCAGGCGCGGCCACGCCACCAGGATCCTGCGCCTCTCGCTGGCACAGTTGGCGCAGCACAACATCGAATCGGCACTGGTCACCTGCCGTGACGACAACACCGGATCGGCCCGCACCATAGAGGCCAACGGGGGAGAGCTGGAGAACGTCATCGAGGCCTCCGACGGACCCACCCGGCGGTACTGGGTTCCCACCCGCGCCACGCCTCGGGGCTGA
- the mgtE gene encoding magnesium transporter, with translation MIKTPTSSFETNSEHLATALAEGDIAATSRVFLPLGTSETLEQIERLGTIERALAYRTLPKGRALEVFERLDASLQADLVAGLQEQDVAEVFAALSPDDRVALVDELPAAVANRLILGLNEKERALTGTVLGYPQGAVGRCMSPEFVTTRPGNSAGETLARVRGRLDDAESVYTIPVTDAGRRLVGVVSLRDVLRAEPGARIEEIMKTPISVTASLGAEEAARYCADAKVLVLPVVDDEERLVGILTVDDALRILEEAESEDAARSGGTEPLRRPYLATPVRSIVRARVVWLLVLALGATLTVKVIGAFEATLEAQVVLSLFIPLLIGTGGNTGNQAATTITRALALGDVRPRDVFKVFAREVRVGALLGLLLGTLGFAIAALAFTIPLGLVIGLTLLGVCTMAASIGGLMPLLGKAVRADPAVFSNPFISTFVDAAGLVIYFLVATSILGL, from the coding sequence ATGATCAAGACCCCCACCAGCTCGTTCGAGACCAACTCGGAGCACCTGGCCACGGCCCTGGCCGAAGGCGACATCGCCGCGACATCACGGGTGTTCCTTCCCCTGGGAACCAGCGAAACCCTTGAGCAGATCGAGCGCCTGGGCACCATTGAGCGGGCGCTTGCCTACCGCACGCTTCCCAAGGGCCGCGCCCTGGAGGTCTTCGAGCGCCTCGATGCCTCGCTGCAGGCCGACCTGGTCGCCGGCCTACAGGAACAAGACGTTGCCGAGGTCTTCGCCGCGCTCAGCCCCGATGACCGTGTGGCCCTGGTCGACGAGCTGCCGGCCGCCGTCGCGAACCGGCTCATCCTGGGCCTGAACGAGAAGGAACGTGCGCTGACCGGCACCGTGCTGGGCTATCCGCAGGGTGCGGTGGGACGCTGCATGAGCCCGGAATTCGTGACCACCCGTCCGGGGAACAGCGCGGGGGAGACCCTGGCCAGGGTGCGTGGCCGGCTCGATGACGCCGAGAGCGTCTACACCATCCCCGTCACCGATGCGGGCCGCCGCTTGGTGGGCGTCGTGTCGCTGCGCGACGTGCTGCGTGCCGAGCCCGGGGCACGGATCGAGGAGATCATGAAGACGCCGATTTCCGTGACTGCATCGCTCGGTGCCGAGGAGGCCGCCAGGTACTGCGCCGACGCGAAGGTCCTGGTGCTGCCGGTCGTGGACGACGAGGAACGCCTCGTGGGGATCCTGACGGTGGACGACGCGCTACGCATTCTTGAGGAGGCCGAAAGCGAGGACGCTGCCCGGTCCGGCGGCACCGAGCCGCTGCGCCGCCCCTACCTGGCAACCCCGGTGCGCTCGATCGTGCGGGCCCGCGTGGTGTGGTTGCTGGTCCTGGCCCTCGGTGCCACCCTGACGGTCAAGGTCATCGGCGCCTTCGAGGCGACGCTGGAGGCGCAGGTGGTGCTCTCGCTGTTCATCCCGCTGCTCATCGGGACCGGCGGGAACACCGGAAACCAGGCCGCGACCACGATCACCCGCGCCCTGGCGCTGGGGGACGTGCGGCCGCGGGACGTGTTCAAGGTGTTCGCCCGCGAGGTTCGGGTGGGCGCGCTGCTCGGACTGCTGCTGGGGACCCTTGGCTTCGCGATCGCGGCGCTGGCATTCACCATCCCCCTTGGCCTGGTCATCGGACTCACGCTGCTGGGGGTGTGCACCATGGCCGCAAGCATCGGTGGGTTGATGCCGTTGCTGGGCAAGGCCGTGCGCGCGGATCCGGCGGTCTTCTCCAACCCGTTCATCTCCACATTCGTCGATGCCGCGGGGCTGGTCATCTACTTCCTGGTCGCCACCAGCATCCTGGGGCTGTAG
- the gcvH gene encoding glycine cleavage system protein GcvH — translation MSKVLASLRYSAEHEWVDSATPTKVGITQVAADALGDVVYVDLPEVGDTVTAGETCGEVESTKSVSDLYAPVTGTIVEVNQDAIDNPAILNEDPYGAGWLFTVEVSEEGPLLSAADYASANGGDVA, via the coding sequence ATGAGCAAGGTTCTCGCATCCCTTCGTTACTCGGCCGAGCACGAATGGGTCGACTCCGCGACCCCGACCAAGGTCGGCATCACCCAGGTTGCCGCGGACGCACTGGGCGATGTCGTATATGTTGACCTGCCCGAGGTCGGCGACACTGTCACCGCCGGCGAGACCTGCGGCGAGGTCGAGTCGACCAAGTCCGTCTCCGACCTGTACGCACCGGTCACCGGCACCATCGTCGAGGTCAACCAGGATGCCATCGACAACCCGGCCATCCTGAACGAAGACCCGTACGGCGCCGGCTGGCTGTTCACCGTCGAGGTCTCCGAGGAGGGCCCGCTGCTCTCGGCAGCAGACTACGCCTCCGCAAACGGCGGCGACGTAGCGTGA
- a CDS encoding metal ABC transporter solute-binding protein, Zn/Mn family, with translation MNRRTLRLLPVALAGTLALAACGGNAASQESAPAGQDRVQVVTSTTVYADLVSRIGGDEVEATPVINSVSQDPHSYEATSRDKLALSKAQLVVANGGGYDAFMDVLAKDLKLSDSTLVNAVDTSPIAEGEEGAADEHADEATGPDEHAGETAEEHAAHGAFNEHIWYDLESMRLLTDEIAKRLGTLKPESAAVFTENAAALTSDLKALEARVEKLHGALDGKKFAMTEPVPFHLLTDMGMADATPEGLSESIEGGGEVSPQAFNEMGKRFDAGEIDVLAYNTQTESPQTERIRKQAEGAKVPVVDFTETLPENTDYVSWMGSNIQAMESVAK, from the coding sequence ATGAATCGTCGAACACTTCGCCTTCTCCCCGTGGCCCTCGCCGGCACGCTCGCCTTGGCGGCTTGCGGCGGAAATGCCGCAAGCCAGGAATCCGCCCCCGCCGGGCAAGACAGGGTGCAAGTCGTCACGAGCACCACCGTCTACGCCGACCTGGTAAGCCGGATCGGCGGCGACGAAGTGGAGGCAACGCCCGTGATCAATTCCGTGTCGCAGGATCCGCACTCCTACGAGGCCACGTCCCGGGACAAGCTGGCACTATCCAAGGCGCAGCTGGTCGTGGCCAACGGCGGTGGATACGACGCGTTCATGGACGTCCTGGCCAAGGACTTGAAGCTTTCGGACTCCACCCTCGTCAACGCCGTGGACACCTCGCCGATCGCGGAAGGCGAGGAAGGCGCAGCCGACGAACATGCGGACGAAGCCACTGGCCCGGACGAGCACGCCGGCGAAACCGCCGAAGAGCACGCGGCCCACGGCGCCTTCAACGAGCACATCTGGTACGACCTTGAGTCCATGCGCCTGCTCACCGATGAGATCGCCAAGCGCCTGGGCACCCTGAAGCCCGAGTCGGCCGCCGTCTTCACCGAAAACGCCGCGGCACTAACCAGCGACCTGAAGGCCCTCGAGGCCCGGGTCGAGAAGCTGCACGGCGCGCTGGACGGCAAGAAGTTCGCCATGACCGAGCCGGTCCCCTTCCACCTGCTCACCGACATGGGCATGGCAGATGCCACCCCGGAGGGCCTGAGCGAATCCATCGAAGGCGGCGGCGAAGTCTCCCCCCAGGCGTTCAACGAGATGGGCAAGCGCTTCGACGCCGGGGAGATCGACGTCCTGGCCTACAACACCCAGACGGAAAGCCCGCAGACCGAACGCATCCGCAAGCAGGCGGAGGGCGCGAAGGTCCCGGTCGTCGACTTCACCGAGACCCTGCCGGAGAACACCGACTACGTCTCGTGGATGGGTTCCAACATCCAGGCCATGGAGTCCGTGGCCAAGTAG